A DNA window from Zingiber officinale cultivar Zhangliang chromosome 3A, Zo_v1.1, whole genome shotgun sequence contains the following coding sequences:
- the LOC122052320 gene encoding 30S ribosomal protein S17-like, translating into MKQVVGIVVSNKMQKSVVVAVDRLFHHKLYNRYVKRTSKFMAHDEKNECSIGDRVILDPSRPLSKRKNWIVAEILRKARVYVKPSPAAQAFGESAVGSSAPQSLPSA; encoded by the exons ATGAAGCAGGTAGTGGGGATCGTCGTATCCAACAAGATGCAGAAGTCGGTGGTGGTGGCTGTGGATCGGTTGTTTCATCACAAGCTCTACAATCGCTATGTGAAGCGCACCAGCAAATTCATGGCGCACGACGAGAAAAATGAGTGCTCCATCGGTGACCGA GTAATTCTGGATCCTTCAAGGCCATTGAGCAAAAGAAAGAACTGGATTGTCGCCGAGATATTGCGGAAGGCAAGAGTCTATGTTAAACCATCTCCTGCTGCTCAAGCTTTTGGTGAATCAGCTGTTGGTTCGAGTGCACCCCAGAGCTTGCCTTCTGCATGA